The Nostoc cf. commune SO-36 genomic sequence GGTCAGAAGTACAATATTAAACTTGAGTACTACGATAATAACGGAAGAGCCGCTTCTCAACTCGCTTGGTCAAGCGCCACTCAGGCAAAGGAAATCATTCCTCAATCACAACTTTATTCACCAGCTCTTCAGCCTACTATTACCTTAGGAGAATCTACCACGACTCTGAACGAATCCGATGGTAGTGCGACCATAACTTTGCTCAGAAGTGGTGATTTAAGCGGCACTTCTTCAATCAAGTATGCAACCATAGCTGGTACTGCTACAGCAGGGGTTGACTACGGACAAGAAGGCGTGGAAATTGATGGTACACTTACCTTTGCGCCGGGAGAAAGCAGCAAAAAACTCACCATTGCGATTAATGACGATTCCTTCGCAGAACTAGATGAAACCTTTGGTTTCGCTATCGATCAGCCAGATGGGGCAGCACTAGGGCCTCAAAGAACTCTTGGATTTACGATTAAAGATAATGATAGTCAAGATATCAATTTCACTCAGCCAGTAGTTAATGAGAATGACGGTACTGCTACGGTAACAGTTACACGGGGTAATGCTTTGGCGGCTGCTAGTGTAAACTATACAACTGTGGACGGGACTGCTAAAGCTGGATCTGACTACCAAACTGTATCTGGAACCTTGAGTTTTGCAGCAGGACAAACCAGTAGGACGATTTCTATTTCGATTAAAGATGACACCATTACAGAATCGAATGAAACATTTACTTTGAGATTTAGTAACCCAGTTGGGGTAGTACTAACTACCAACCAGACGGCTATCACTATCATCGATAATGACTCTGGCAACTTTGAGAGAAAGACTGTGGTTTCTGGATTAACTCAACCTACAGATTTTAGCTCGTCACCTGACAGCAAGCTGATGTTTATTGCCCAGAAAGATGGAGTAGTGCGGGTGTTCGATAACAGCACCAATACTTTACTATCAACGCCATTTATCGATATTTCTGCACAGGTAAATAATGTAGCCGATCGCGGTTTGTTAAGCATTGCCGTACATCCAGATTTTGGCAAGGAGCCAAACGGTAGGAACTACGTTTACCTGTTGTTTACTTACGATCCCCCAGAAACCAATCCAAACAATCCTAAAAATAATCCCAATAGTACGTTAGACAATCCCGATCAAAGAGGGAACCGTACTGCAAGGTTAATTCGGGTGACAGCCGACTCCGCTACTGGTTACAAAACTGTTAAGGCTGGCACTGAAGTTATACTAGTAGGTACAAACAGCAATTGGGACAATATCAGTCGCCCAGATACTGATAGTACAACTGTCGACGCTAACGATGCATTGAACGCTGCACCATCAGGTATTATCAACGAAGACACTGGCAAGCGGTTTAACAACACGCAGGAATATCTTGACAATCTCGACAAAGTTCAAAACCTCCGGGATTTTATTGCCAATGATAGTGCAAGTCACTCTGCTGGTAGTGTACGCTTTGATACTGAGGGGAATATTTTTGTTAGCTTCGGTGATGGTACTTCATACAACCGGGCAGACCCCCGAGGAATTCGCGTCCAGGATCTTGATAATCTGTCCGGCAAGCTTCTGCACATTGATGCGATTACTGGTAAAGGTTTATCAAGTAATCCTTTCTATAACAACGATCCCGATAGCAATCGTTCTAAAGTTTATAACTATGGACTGCGTAACCCCTTCCGCTTCACTGTGGATGAAAAAACCAATATTCCCTTCATCGGTGATGTCGGCTGGGGGTCATGGGAAGAGGTCAATACTGGGCGAGGCAAAAACTTTGGCTGGCCAGGTTATGAAGGTGGGATTGATGCAAATGGCAATCTCACCAGCATAAAACAGCGAAGCTATGCCACCATCGAAGCGGTGCAAGACTTATACAATAATGGTATACCCGTTACAGCACCTATTTACACCTACAATCATTCAAGCGGTTCTAATGCGATCATTGTCGGTGATTTTTACAGTGGCGGTGTTTATGAGAATGCTTTGTTTATCGGTAATACCAGTCAAGGAACTATCGATGCTTTAACATTGGACAGTGAGGGCAAAGTTGTTTCAACCAAGCGGTTTGCTTCTGATGTAGGAGTGCCTGTGAATATTACAGCTGGAAAAGATGGCAAGCTGTACTACGTGGACTTGCTAGCAGGTAAGATTGATAGCTGGGAACCTGTTTAAATAAGACGTAACAGTTATCTGAATTAATACTCAGATAACTGTTATAATTTCACCCAATTTTGCCAATAAAGCTGGTTAAAAGCCAATACGGTTTAGTTAAGCAAAGCGCAACCCAACAAAGCCCGGAAAATGTTGGGTTTCGTTCCTCAAACGCCACGTGCTACAAGTCGGCATAGCCGCCCAACGCAGTGGCTCCCCAACCTACACATTTCAAGGTTTTTGGCGCTAACCCAAGCGTATTGGGTTAAAAGCTCTTTGGAAATAGGATGATTTTGGTCAAGATAACTTTGTCAAAAATCCCAACAATTTTTTGGTATTTGATGTCAGTAGAGTTCGGCGATAAGCATCAGCAGCTTTTTTAATCGCTTCGGCTTGAGTGGGATAAGGATGAATTACACTGCTTAACTTACTCAAGCCTATTTTATTCACCATTGCCGTAGTCACTTCTGATATCATCTCACCTGCATGACTGGCGACAATAGTTGCACCGATAATTTCATCAGACCCTTTTTTATGGTGGATTTTGAGAAATCCTGACTCTTCACTATCTGCGATCGCTCGGTCTACACTATTAAAAGGTATCTTAATTGTCGTCACTTCAATACCCAATTTCTGCGCCTCGTCTTCATACATCCCAACGTGGGCAATTTCTGGGTCAGTATAAGTTACCCAAGGCATCACTAGATTACTGAGTTTCGAGCGTCCTATGCCAAAGGGAGAAAATAGCGTATTTTTAATTACAATCCGCGCTGCTGCATCAGCAGCATGGGTAAACTTCCAGTTCATGCAGATATCACCAGCTGCATAAATTTTGGGATTGGTCGTTTGGAGGTAATCATTTACCTTCACACCTTGGTGTTTGTCGTATTCCACCCCAACTGATTCTAAATTTAAACCTTCCACATTTGGCGATCGCCCCGCACCGACTAAAATTTCATCGACTGTCACAGAATCTCGATGACCATTGGAGGAAAAGTAAAGCCGTTTCCCCTCGGTGACAGTTACCACTTCTTCCAACTTAGAATTTAATACCAGGCGAATTCCTTCTTTAATCAAAACCTTTTGGAGAATTTCAGCGCCCTCAGCATCTTCTTTATTAAGGATGTGAGAACCGCTATGGAAAAGTACCACCTCACAACCCAACCGCCGGAAAGCTTGCGCCAATTCGCAACCAATGGGGCCGCCACCAATCACCGCCATACGTTCCGGTCGTTGAATCAGCGAAAAAACTGTCTCATTAGTTAGATAACCCGCCTTTTCAATTCCTGGAATCGGCAGTTGTGCAGCTCTTGCACCAGTCGCAATTACAGCTTTTTTAAATCGGAGGGTTTTATCGCCAACTTGCACCGTATTTTTACTCGCAAATCGACCACTACCCAAAAAGACATCTACACCCAACTTTTGAAACCGTTCCGCCGAGTCATTAGGGCTGATATCAGCCCTTATCCGCCGCATTCTGGCCATGACTTTGGGAAAATCAACATCAATATTGCGTTGGGGAATATTAACTCCCAAGTTTTGAGCATCCCAGATTTCGCCAACAACGCGGGCAGACCGAATAATAGTTTTAGATGGTACGCAACCAACATTTAAGCAATCCCCACCCATGAGATGCTTTTCAATTAACGCCACCTTTAAACCCAAATCTAGACCCGCCGCACCCGCAGCCACCACTAATCCCGCCGTACCAGCACCAATTACTACCAAATCGTAAACGTCGGCGGGTTGAGGATTAACCCAATTGGGCGGATGGACGTAAGACACCAACTTTTGGTTATACTCATCTATTGGGCGAACTGTAACTCTTTCTAAATCTGAATTGGTCATTGGTAAAACCTCTTTTAAAATTAAGAATCCCGATTAATTTAGGCGGCTCAGTCTTGTATTTTTTATGCTTGTCTAATAAGGAATACAGTCTTTGAATTGTTTTGTCCGTTTGGGAATTGACAGATACTATTGAAGCTTTCCTGTATAAAGGTTTCAGCAATCAATAATTTACAGCAACTTGCAGTTGAATAGACCACAGTAAGGTAACACAGCTGTGGTATCTTACAATTCTTCTTCTAAAGCTTTGCGTGCAATCCGGGTTACATAAACTGTAACGGCGACAGTCGCAATCAAACCCAAGATGCGAATTGCCCATTGTAAAGTTGGGTTGCTAGGTTGAGCCTCAGTGCCAATCATCGCCAGATTACCTGCAAGGGAACCAATATAAACGTACAGAATGGTTCCGGGAATCATACCCAAGGAGCCGATGAAGTAATCTTGAAGTGAAACTCCTGTGATGCCAAAGGCATAGTTGAGCAAATTGAAAGGAAAGATGGGTGATAGTCGCGTTAACAGGACAATTTTTAATCCTTCTTTACCTACAGCTTGGTCAATCGCCGCAAATTTTTTGTTATCTGCAATTTTCTCAGCAACCCAGTTTCTTGCGAAATAACGTCCTACAAGAAAAGCAGCAGTAGCGCCAAAGGTTGCACCGATAAACACGTAGAGAGAACCCCAAACTGCACCAAAAATTACACCAGCTCCCAAGGTGAGAATAGAACCTGGGAAAAAAGCAACAGTAGCGATAATATAAAGGGCAATAAATGCGATCGCTCCCACTGTACCAAGGCTATCAATCCACTGCAAGGCGTTTCGTAAAATTGCTTGGGGATTGAAAGAATTTAGATTGGGAGATTCTTGTGCCAAAGCTGGGTCTGTGTTTAATGAGAAAACACTCGCCAATATCAGTAATGTTAATACACTTAGGTTAAAAAACTTCTGCAAGTTTCTGGCATCAATACTTTTAAATATCTGAATGATTGTTAATTTTGTCATAGGTTGTTATTTCTTCTATTGCCACACTTTGAGATAATGCTTTCTGAGCAACTTTTGTGATATATACAGTCACAGCAACGGTAGCAATTAACCCAACTATTTGCATTATCCATTGCCAGACTTGAGTTTCTGGAGTAATTGGTTGAGAAGACGTGTTAATCATGGCAAGATTACCAGCTAAAGAACCAATATAAGCGTACATCACAGTACCAGGAATAATGCCGAAGGAACCTAATATATAGTCTTTGAGAGAAACCTGTGTTACTCCAAAAGCATAATTTAATAAATTGAAGGGAAACACGGGAGAGAGACGAGTCAATAAGACAATTTTCCATCCCTCTTTGGCAACGGCTAAATCAATCGCTTTAAATTTAGGATGTTTTTCCATTTGTCGGGAAACCCAATCCCGCGACAGGTAGCGTCCAATGATAAAAGCCAAGGTTGCTCCGATTGTTGCAGAAATTAGTACGTATATTGATCCCCAAAATACTCCAAACAGACAACCACCTTTGAGCGTTAAGACGGAACCCGGTATAAACAGTAATGTTGCTAAGTTGTAAATGACTATGTAGGCAATAGGCCCTAAGACACCTAGACTTTTAACCCAAATGACTGAGGTTTGTAAAAGTCCTTGAAAGTTTAACTGTTTAGCAGCAATTATGAAAGTGACAGCAAGGCAACTTAGGAGTAGTAGTTTGAGTTTGGAATTTAATAAACGCTTCTTCATTTTTATAAATTTGACCTTCTGAAGCTCGACTTTGACCTTTTGAGGCTCAACTTTGACCTTTTGAGGCTCAACTTTGACCTTCTGAGACTCGACGTTGACCTTCTGAGGCTCGACGTTGACCTTCTGAGGCTCGACGTTGACCTTCTGAGGCTCAACGTTGACCTTCTGAGGCTCGACTTTGACCTTCTGAGGCTCAACTTTGACCTTCTGAGGCTCAACTTTGACCTTTTGAAGCTCAACTTTAAAACTTACCAAAAACTTGGGTCTGAAGCCGTGTGCTTCACGCAATGCTTTAAAGTAATGAGTAATGAGTGGATGAAAAATGGGTATTTACTCATTACTTATTACTCATTACTCCTTCTTAAGAGCGCCTTTAGGTCGGTGAGTATGTCAACCCTCAAATTCAATGCCCCTAAGATATACTACCTACATGAGAAACAGCTTAAAGCCTGTTAAATTTTTCTCGACGATACCAACGACGAACTCGCTCAGGTGAAACGCCGATTAAATAAGCAATAATTACTATTTGATTAAGTAGCGTAGTTTTGAATACTCCCTTTTGTAACCATCTACGAGCTGAGGTGACAACTGGTGTGGGAATAATTACAATGCGTCCGACGCGTTTTAAACGACGCATGAGTTCAAAATCTTCCATAATAGGC encodes the following:
- a CDS encoding PA14 domain-containing protein, producing MDNQELSTSPNNAITAAAVSPLADPVRLTGAGDGLKAEYYDNKDFTNLKKTRTDATVNFSWGLGSPDPLIGVDTFSARWTGQVEAKYSETYNFYTNSDDGVRLWVNDKLVIDKFVDQALTEYSGAIALVAGQKYNIKLEYYDNNGRATSQLSWSSSTQAKEIIPQSQLYSNVNTPVIGNGNGLKAEYYDNKDFTNLKKTRTDATVNFSWGLGSPDPLIAVDTFSARWTGQVQAEYSETYNFYTTSDDGVRLWVNDKLVIDKFVDQALTEYSGAIALVAGQKYNIKLEYYDNNGRAASQLAWSSSTQAKEIIPQSQLYSISTPVIGNGNGLKGEYYDNIDFTNLKKIRTDATVNFNWDLGSPDPLIAVDTFSVRWTGQVQAEYSETYKFYTNSDDGVRLWVNDQLVIDKFVNQALSENSGSIALVAGQKYNIKLEYYDNNGRAASQLAWSSATQAKEIIPQSQLYSPALQPTITLGESTTTLNESDGSATITLLRSGDLSGTSSIKYATIAGTATAGVDYGQEGVEIDGTLTFAPGESSKKLTIAINDDSFAELDETFGFAIDQPDGAALGPQRTLGFTIKDNDSQDINFTQPVVNENDGTATVTVTRGNALAAASVNYTTVDGTAKAGSDYQTVSGTLSFAAGQTSRTISISIKDDTITESNETFTLRFSNPVGVVLTTNQTAITIIDNDSGNFERKTVVSGLTQPTDFSSSPDSKLMFIAQKDGVVRVFDNSTNTLLSTPFIDISAQVNNVADRGLLSIAVHPDFGKEPNGRNYVYLLFTYDPPETNPNNPKNNPNSTLDNPDQRGNRTARLIRVTADSATGYKTVKAGTEVILVGTNSNWDNISRPDTDSTTVDANDALNAAPSGIINEDTGKRFNNTQEYLDNLDKVQNLRDFIANDSASHSAGSVRFDTEGNIFVSFGDGTSYNRADPRGIRVQDLDNLSGKLLHIDAITGKGLSSNPFYNNDPDSNRSKVYNYGLRNPFRFTVDEKTNIPFIGDVGWGSWEEVNTGRGKNFGWPGYEGGIDANGNLTSIKQRSYATIEAVQDLYNNGIPVTAPIYTYNHSSGSNAIIVGDFYSGGVYENALFIGNTSQGTIDALTLDSEGKVVSTKRFASDVGVPVNITAGKDGKLYYVDLLAGKIDSWEPV
- a CDS encoding mercuric reductase; the protein is MTNSDLERVTVRPIDEYNQKLVSYVHPPNWVNPQPADVYDLVVIGAGTAGLVVAAGAAGLDLGLKVALIEKHLMGGDCLNVGCVPSKTIIRSARVVGEIWDAQNLGVNIPQRNIDVDFPKVMARMRRIRADISPNDSAERFQKLGVDVFLGSGRFASKNTVQVGDKTLRFKKAVIATGARAAQLPIPGIEKAGYLTNETVFSLIQRPERMAVIGGGPIGCELAQAFRRLGCEVVLFHSGSHILNKEDAEGAEILQKVLIKEGIRLVLNSKLEEVVTVTEGKRLYFSSNGHRDSVTVDEILVGAGRSPNVEGLNLESVGVEYDKHQGVKVNDYLQTTNPKIYAAGDICMNWKFTHAADAAARIVIKNTLFSPFGIGRSKLSNLVMPWVTYTDPEIAHVGMYEDEAQKLGIEVTTIKIPFNSVDRAIADSEESGFLKIHHKKGSDEIIGATIVASHAGEMISEVTTAMVNKIGLSKLSSVIHPYPTQAEAIKKAADAYRRTLLTSNTKKLLGFLTKLS
- a CDS encoding TVP38/TMEM64 family protein, whose product is MTKLTIIQIFKSIDARNLQKFFNLSVLTLLILASVFSLNTDPALAQESPNLNSFNPQAILRNALQWIDSLGTVGAIAFIALYIIATVAFFPGSILTLGAGVIFGAVWGSLYVFIGATFGATAAFLVGRYFARNWVAEKIADNKKFAAIDQAVGKEGLKIVLLTRLSPIFPFNLLNYAFGITGVSLQDYFIGSLGMIPGTILYVYIGSLAGNLAMIGTEAQPSNPTLQWAIRILGLIATVAVTVYVTRIARKALEEEL
- a CDS encoding TVP38/TMEM64 family protein yields the protein MKKRLLNSKLKLLLLSCLAVTFIIAAKQLNFQGLLQTSVIWVKSLGVLGPIAYIVIYNLATLLFIPGSVLTLKGGCLFGVFWGSIYVLISATIGATLAFIIGRYLSRDWVSRQMEKHPKFKAIDLAVAKEGWKIVLLTRLSPVFPFNLLNYAFGVTQVSLKDYILGSFGIIPGTVMYAYIGSLAGNLAMINTSSQPITPETQVWQWIMQIVGLIATVAVTVYITKVAQKALSQSVAIEEITTYDKINNHSDI